Within Wyeomyia smithii strain HCP4-BCI-WySm-NY-G18 chromosome 2, ASM2978416v1, whole genome shotgun sequence, the genomic segment CGCAAGTTGTCATTGTGGTCGgcgatagtgtcaccgaaaactataatatcatcgaggtaaacaAATGCTTTCACATCCCCGATCTCAAACAAAACGGTATTCATTAGTTTTTGAAAGGACTGTTCTTCAACCCCATTGGCATTcgcgtaaattcaaaatggccttttggtgtggaaaacgccgttttagccgcatctcggcgatCAATCGGAACTTGATAAaaacccgattttaaatcaattgaggagaaatattttgctcctccaacattatccaatatctcatttataagaggtattgggtatacaaaaggcttggtaacttcgttcaatgatctgaAGTCCAcaacaattctgtatcttttattagcgtcagcatccggtttctttggtacacataataCCGGTGCATTCCAAGGACTGGTGCTGGGTCttataataccctgcgccctcatttcatcgatttctcTATTAATGTGCCTTTTTGTAGCTTCCGGAAATCTGTACTGTCTCTTGTTGATCGGGACTTCCGATGACGTCTCGAtagtgtgtacggcggcgtcagtcgTAGTCAATCTGTCGCctttgaaaaagaaaatgtctgcgaagctttcaactatattctCCACTGTCTTAAATTCCATATCAGGCAAGTGGGCCAAATTtaacacttgccgtagtttttcaattcttgcaataccttttgactctggtgtcagcttgtgctccaacaggtcatagtcaagcctcgagtctagaTCTAACTCGGGCATCATAatattcttcgagtcaagaaaattattcttcggctcttcatcccgatatgtttggtgccctctatttatttcgtttttgtctacgtcagcctcattgtgggctgtgttgctagtatctcgcaactcgttctgcacaatgactctatttctggctgccatataaacatgtcgactaaggacttcTTCTTTGGGCAttctccacggactcaagtcgtccggacttctattgccgtgtttcttgaacacgatgtaatcaaaattattcccaatttgaagcgtatgcttctttaaaaACTCAGCTCCGATTattccgtcgcttggcaaattttctaatatatgaaattgtgtCGGGATTAggaagtctccgactattaaatccaacgtaattgtacctgaggttcgTACAATGTTgcggccgatacctccaaaagtagTTACAttctgtgtatttaccggtacattgaAAAGGTttacaatgcgtgcattaattatattcgtacatgcacctgtatctaagattaAGTTTAACGTAAATTggacattctgcttagccagcAGCGTTAACATTAAGTACCCTTTGACATCGTAATAGAcgcgcttagccacacaagcactgttgtctcttatgtgattgcatgcggtcctccaatcggctatttctatgtTGCTGGGTTCATCTGTGCACATACGCCAGTCGACGTCCTGACACAATTCTGCGAAGTCATCGCTGAAATACTCTTGTGCAAATGGATCTTTTATAACTTGTTTTGGGAAATTTGTATCCCCCCTTCCAGTATGTCTTATACTCAAAATATTTCGGTGTCTGCGGTCGCACGGGTGATCGGACCGTCCGTTCATTGATCCGCTCTGACCATAATAATTGTGCTGCCTGTTTCTGGCATAGTTCTCCTGAATACGCCAATTCCTAGGAGCGTCGTGATTGTTATAACTTCCGATTCCCGCTATATCTTTCATAATTTCTAGTTCTGCGACTGATATGCCTATCTCTTTTGAGCCACCTTTTTCTATAACTCGTACCCGTGTGGTTGATTGAGAGAATATTTCTGCTTCTGATACAATGCTTGAGCGCGGCGTGCTGTTTTTCGAGCAATTTTAAGCCACGCAACCGGTTCTCAATATCGGTGATATGTTTGATCTCCTGTTCATAATTTTCTAAGTAATCAAGCAGCTTTTCTAATTTCAGCGCTTCTCTACCTCCGGCGGCTTCTTTCAATAAGCTGTCGTGCAGCCCTGCTATACAATGTAACCGGAGACTCACTATCATACAAGACTTCTCACATTTGTTTTCATAGAAGTCGATTTGTCTCTTAATTTTAAGTACTCTTCTTTTGTATTCAGGGAAGGTCTCATACACTCCCTGCCTCAACGTTTCTACCTGAATAATTACCGCTCCTATAGATATATTTCTAGTTCGACTACCGATCCGTcatattctgggatgcactgcatggcatctctttctgggaacgtgtactccattttAAAATAAGTATTACTCCTTCTGATAAAAAAGATTCTAAAGTTTCTTTTAAATAATTGTAAATTATTTCAAGCTCTTTCTAAATAATTACGATTCTATATCGCTGATATTGTATCATAAAAAATTAATAGCACTGTAAAATTATCCGTCTGCAAAGACGACTCTAAAGGCTCATGTGgccttctttctcttttttctaggtatcactaacgattctgttgaccagatgtgataacgtagcgtgaccgactctaatttcttcgtcgcgccatcaaaaaatctgaacaccaaggttcgaaccatttggtgttaaaactttttttcaattaaataaaTACTTTTAGATTTTAATAGTAATTAAATGATTATTGAAATAATTCATGAATTAGTATTTAAACTTCCAACATTATATATCTCTGCCGTTAGTTACTATTTTCTCTACCGGCGGATATTTAaccatcgctgcgcgcgttgcgctaattgatctaatttttactttgacCTACTCAACATTTCATCGCTACTGATTCGTTTTGCTTATGCTAGCAGCACGATCTGCCATCGGCCATTAAAATTACTGCATACAAACCGCGACCTTGACCGTGCCTGGCACAGCTTATCGCAATAACACTGTAAAATACGTCACCTATTCAACCTGGTGGCATAAGAACGGGATGACAAGCATTCTAGCATATGCTACTATACTATATAAGTGAAGACGCGATCGCAGAGGCTCTCACGCTCTTTTTATATCGCTAACGATAGCGTAGCTCCCAATTTACATACTTGCTGTATGGCTACcagtagtcagcctatacaccagagagacgggCGATctttataattttgcattgccgttatccgttttgatgttgacagttgccttaacggtgagtgtcttgtcatttctcttatgtataggttcgctagctACCAGTGAGCTAAAACTCTTTTTCAGAACAATTAAGGTGAGTTCCATGTGCGTAACTCTGTCTGTTTGCGTTCTACAATTCGTCTTGCCATCGGTGTTGCCGCAGGCACTGCTATATAATTAATCAGGTCGTGCAAATGTCAGCTAGCTTATTTCGCTGGTAGAGAGTTACATTATTTTCGCGCGAAATGAATGAACTTTTTTGTTATAGGGAAGAAAACCAAGAACTTACCGGTTAAAATTTATCTTCCTGTTGCGACAGATtcgtctgaaaaaaaaaacaaataaatcgaGTTCGCGTAATGTTAGGTTTCTTCCAACACTTTTTTTACACTATTTACACACTGGTAAAGAAAATCCTTATCATACACAACAACAGCTTCGCATTTGTGTTCTTGtccatttttgataatttttcacttcgtcttTACTCGTATTATTTTTGTACAATTGTTTACTTGATCATATTATTTTTCTTCCTCTTGTTCCTAGTGTGTTCTGTGCAGGTACCCACTGTGTTGCTTCATTATCACTATAATCCACTTTTACATTGTTCTTCCTTCGAGTGAGAACCAAGTTTATTTTTACACTATAAAAGTTTGTAACCAATGTTCTTCCTTactattttctgctgtttttttttctgtttcttgtGCACAATTTTTCCTCTAACACTTTTAGTTCTCGTTGCACAATATCCACTTTCGTTCAACGTCACACAATTTATACTTCGAACTATTTTATCGCGCTTTTTACCATTATCGAACACTACTTATACTTGATCTTCTTTTGACTTTATATTACCTCGCGTGGTTCGTTTCCTTTTCTAGAAACCGAAAAAAACCGCTGTCACCACCGTGTAGAGCTAGCTAGAGCTCTACCAGGACCTGTGATCACTTAGAAATCAAAAAACACACGAAGTCCTGTACGCGAACATTCCATTCGCGGAATCACCTCTTTTGGATGATAGATAAAgatgattgattttattgagtaacaattttgcttaaatattAACCTGTGTAACTCAGAGCGGAGAGACTCTTCTCCTCCGAATTGAGTTATCGCCTATCTAGCGGTTCTATTCTAACCTATAGTATTTATTACTCTGTTTCGTTTTCGAGTTGAATTTTAGTACATATTATTATACCGCCGACGTTATAGAGCGCGGGCATCGAAGCACGTGCGAGAGCGTACGGTATTTGTTCGCGCGCTAATTGTGAGTATCCGAGAGCGCGCAAGCTCTCGGTACCGTGCGCAACCGTGAGCGCCTAAGGGTAACCGTGAGTGACGCTGTGCCTCCGGCTTCTGTTTTGCttatagttaaattgaaaaggTAAACATTGTGTGGCATGCTCGTTAGGATATTTACATTTCGTAAGCCACCGGTCAGTTGGCGACTCATAACTAGGAAGTTTGGTTACTGTTCTGAAGGTATCATAATAAGGATGTTTTGTTCTGTTCGGTTCAGTTTATAATACAAAAATGCCTTGATGTCGTTCTGTTCAGCCAACAATTCATAATAAGGATGCTCTAGAATGCTATGTTATTGTAACTTGTTTTTTTGCGAGTTAAGTAAACTCTTCTGCAAGCTAATGCTCTAGTTTatgttgaaattgttttgattctCTACAGTATTGAGTAAGCTCGACAGCAAACTATGGTTTTTAGCCTGAATTCTGATACATCGTGACGGAACATTGGGTAATCttcgcggggtgtgacgtcacaccatAATTGTAGTTACGTTACATtatgcggtgcacaattgtgggtcagtccatattttggcagTTTTCATTACCTTTAcatgataatgcatcaagactgaataaaataacttgttatcaagcttttacaacaataaaataacttgcgttatgtatttggacgattttatagactaaatgattttgaatgctaaaaatgacccataattgtgtcttttgctatgtaagtgatatttctcttcccaaccgatttacacgcatcaactgcagtgaaactaattgttgatcgaaagtacgcatcagaacacagagatagatagtaaaacattcatagttgataatttttccgattttatatccatttttgaatattcagacaacacgttgactgacccataattgtagagggactgtatatgATGcatttggcttgtatactctcaatatgctctttgaaaataatttttttatcgtaaattagtcccaagtacttaaccttgtcagaccaaattaaaataaccccattcatcttgacaacgtgattattgtttggcttgaggaaagaagccttagtcttatggggaaaaattatcatttgagtgttagaagcattgggagagattttccacttttgcaagtaagaacaaaaaatatctaaactttactgcaatcgactgcatatgacacgaaaactttttctttttacggaaatgcttgtgtcatcgcagaacaatgattttgtgcatcctggaggcaaatcacgaagatctgaagtgaatatgttgtacaggactgggcccaagactgaaccttgaggcacacctgctctgacaggaaatctatcagattttgaattctgataatcaacctgcagagttcgatcagtaagataattttccaaaattttgattaggaaaattggaaaattaaaagtttgcacattcgcaatcaaacctttatgccaaacactgtcgaatgctttttccatgtctaaaagagcagctccagtggaataaccttcagatttgttagctcgtatcatattagtaactctgagcaattgataagtagtggaatgcccttggcgaaatccaaactgttcatctgcaaaaattgagtttttgttGATGTGAGACATCATTCTTTTAAGAATATTTCTCtcgaacagtttacttattgaagaaagcaaactgattggtcgataacttgaaacttcagctggattcttatccggttgtaaaattggagtaatatttgcatttttccacaacttgggaaaatatgcaatttgtagcagcaattgaatatttttactagaaattccattgtgctctcagggagatgtttgataaaTATGTTAACGATTTCagcgtcaccaggtgctttcatatttttgaaatttttaataattgatttaatctcctttaagtttgttttaattatttctgcaggtaaaaaattctgggaagaaattaagtcaaattgacgtgtaacttctttttcaattggactcacaaaattcaaatttgaattatgaacactctcaaactgctgcgcaagtctttgagccttttgttcattggatacaagaaaacgttcaccatcttttaaaactggaatagactttgaaggtttctcaagaatcgacagcttccaaaagggttttgaatggtttcaatttttcaactttagtctcaaaattttgatagcTTGATAGTATTGTGCATCTCATGATGGGATTCCACACGCGTATTGAGGGCTATTATTAGATACCATTTGTTTAGAAGGAATTTTGAAATTAAAGGGACAAGTTTCAATAGAATGAGTCTATTTGAAAGCAATCCAAGTCCGGTTCAAAAAGAATCGACTTTGCTGAATGTTTTTGCGCGCACTTGTCTAGGCACGTCCGATTCTTTTAGCAGTTAGTATCTTAAGTCTTAAGAATATACATTCTGTAATACGAAAGTTTTGTTTGATTATGATAACACCGCCTTCTCTTGACGTTTACGATTTACTCTTACGAACAGATAAATGACTAACAAACCATCTCTGTCGAGTCAGCTGAACTTTTTTCATCTTCTCTCAAAGAATTCATTGTGCTGGCATATTTGAAAGTGTACAGTTTACATTATTACATGCCTGTTTCGTACCAGTGCagcaatttgtttttcaatatttctagATTTTTATAAAAGCATGCATATAAAGTGCGCAATTTTCCAAATGTACGAAATTGAGAGCCTAGTGAAATATCTTATATTCTTCCGTAGAAAAGGGcatgaaaggaaaaaaaatgagaGTATGATTTTATCTTTTTGATTtcttgatgttattttttttttaaatttcaatgttATATTCAATAcataaattgtttcaaattaCAGTCAGATCTCGTGTTCGCTACTGGCTTAACGATATCGTCGATGAAATGCGCAAGAAAAGTCCTGCATCAGTACAAAAGTGGGTGGATTCAATACAAATTCCATCATCGACAAATGCTAGCAGTGATACTGACCCCGGCCCATCATCTAGCCAGCTAGCAGCCGAAGTACAGTTGGGTGTGGACCGTTCAGATCCTGGGGAAATAACTGGATCTAGTCTGGAGTTGGAAAACAACGAACTTGTAGTAGGAGTAGGGGGTTCCACAACCACTTCTTACGATGATTATGCTGCAGTTGAAACTTCTGTATCGAACGATGGCAAGTCGAGATCAATAAAAAACTTGCTGTCAATGAAACTTGAAAAACTCAACCGCAGCAATGTAAATTTAGAGCAAGAAAATTCTGCAACTTTAGAGCAAGAATCttcagcagtagaagcagagcCTCGGAAAAGCACCTCTTTAGCATCAATCggtaaaattaaaatcaatgagTTTTATGATAAATTAAGCATGAACAAAGCAAAGTATAATTTAATAAAGTCTAAGAAGCTTGATATACGTAACATGTTGGGAGCAAGTAAAGAAAATCTCACGCATCCACTACAATCCCAACGACAGGCAGAGGACTTCCAGTCGGAAGCAAAAGCTGACACCGAAGAAGGAATGGAACCCTTGCATATAGTTGAAAGCCTCGAAGAACATAAACTGCATGACTCTGAGGTAATTGTGTGTGCAtgtaagttttatttttgtataaGTAAACAATTATCACTCAACAGGCCAGTGGTAAGGTCAGCACCGGTGACATCTATGAATTTTCTTTTGATGAGTCTTTTCCGAAGGACGAGGACATACTAGATGCAAGTGAAGATGAAGAAaaggaaaatgtcaaaatgccgCCGGATTGCTACGAGAACTTTCTCATTCCCCCGAAAAGCTATCATCGAATGGGTATTGGTAGAATTGGTCGCAGCTCTAGTGAAAATCCTCATACTAATAAGCGTTTCAATTTGATGGAAATCGGGCGCAGCTTTAGCGAAATGAATGATGACGATCAGTTTGACATCAGTGAATCTAACAATAGTTGTCCGAACCCGTCGTCCCTAAATACAAGTTCCAGCATCAATAACAGTAACAATAATATACTAACTAGATCCGTTCCAGTTAGCCCCATTCCACACGCATCGAGTAAGCTTAGTATTCATCAAGAAAACTCTTTGTCGGAATCCCCTCGACGTCGTAGTGCTATGTTGATAAAGGATAGTTCGTTGCAGTCTGACTCTAGTCGATGTTCAAGTGTTGAAAGTCTACTGAATGCTCGAAAACCAGATCCAGAAAGAATACTGTTGAATCTTGGTTTCGGTCCAGCACCACACAGCGGGGATGTGTTGTCCAAAATCCCTAAGAGGTAAAGCTGCAAATATCAGTTATGAAACATTTTGATCCTATCAAATCCCCTGCAGGTTTCTTAAACCATCACAGGTACGAGGCGTCGACACGGAAGCCTTCTTGCGCCAGCAACAACTATCGATGCATATTCACGAAAACAGTGTGCTCGGATATCGTGGACTAGTCGGTAAGTTAATATTCCTAACTCTTTAATTATGACAGTGAAACAACAAGTCATTGGTGTCTGAAGCAGAGTGATAACGATCATAAGTGGGAAAAGATCCTTCAGTTGTAACTAATGTACCTTTTTATTATCTCTTGTGTTTCTTCAATCATGCCTAACCGCAATCATCTCCGCGTCCAGCCGACTACGAAAAGTTGCATATTTTGCAACGTTTTCAGTCACGGCCATCGTAAGCTAGAATGTCATGTCGTAGGAAGTTAATAACAAAAATCAATTCGAGTAGACTGGTAAATGGTAGATATAAAATGTTATGAAGTTGGagtgcacttttttttttttttgtaaagctGTCGATAGCATGATAATTGTTTTGGTGTTTCCGTTTAATTCATTTAATAGTAAGCATAAAGTGACCAGACAATTAAAGCTGGAACGCGGGACATCAACTTAATTCTGTGAAAAGTATTGGAGTTGGATTTGGTAGTAATCTTCGAATTGTTAAAAATAACACATGAAAAGATTTGAAAATCGtgtttaatttacattttttctacaatatagttttttttaacgcggggAATACGTTTCAAATTTGTACGGAACCGCGTAAAAAGTCTAGATTGAGTTGGAAAAATAGCATAATAGAAAATTTAACTGTACAATGGACGGGTACAAATACGTAACAAAATCGTTTCCAGTAATCTGTGCTTTGTGTAGTTCACGTCTTCATATTGTTGGTTTATTCGGCACTTTCTGTCCTTTAATTCGATTGTTACAGACGTGAACAGAAATGCCACATGATTCAAAAAATACTTGCGACTGCTCGCAAACCCGAAGAAAAATTGCATTTTGAGAAACGCGGGATGTAAGGTCACTTCAAATAAGCAGTATTTAATGTCGTTTGTAGGAAgagataagattttttttcatcacactGGATacttttttatgcaattgatgCGTTctcgtgaaaaaagaatcacgtaattttgaacaaatcgtTCGCTACGTGGCAAGTGTGTGTTCCCATGTCACAAATCGCCTAATTCAAGAAAAGAACGCGTAATTTCAGGAAATCGTGTGAAATAAAATCATCATCAAACTGAGGCAAAAAGATGCACCCCCCTTTATGTTTCCTATGATGAATactttttagcttttttttttaaaaatgcaatatacctaataaaaattgaaaaaaaaactgcattatAATAGCATGCGCATCATTTGGCAATTTTGTCTGTTTTATCTGCGTTAGAGCAATTGAAATTGTGTAACAAAGTGTGTTAACCTGAAATTTTATCTATTGAAAAAATGCACGATAGATTTTGGttcaacaaaatattaaataaatattcAACGAAATATTTGAATATTAAAAGCTAATGAAACAGGATTAGTActtcaaacaaaacaaacaaatttgtaGCTTGTATGTATTTGAATTCGAATATAGACTGGAAGCCCGTTACCCAttcttaataataaattttacattACATTCTTAATAATAACTGTACTGTTTATTAGCTATTTGCTCATTGACTCATTTAAATATTAAGAATTTTTTGCATTACACATAAGTTTGTGTAGTAGTGAGCCTTACGTTGTTTGTTAGTGCGATCTCAATCTTAGTGGTTGCATTTAACTCGTTCGTTTACATATTGcatggaaaaacaaaaaaaaatgaagatattTGACACTAAAAGACTTTTATTCATTCTCGCAGGAAATCCTCACATTCCTCCTTCTATGATAGTAGCGAAAATTATGGAACGCTTTCAGGAAAACGAGCGTGGTCGACTAGTTCGCAGCAGTACTTGTGCAAACGCATCCGTCGGAATGTCCACTTCAGCCCCAACCGGACGTATGCCCGAAAGCCATAACTCATCGGGACCTCCGTCACCAATTCCAATTCAACGCCACTCATCACTTGCCTCCGACGAACGGATACAATTCTAAAACGTACAATGAAACTTTTGCCGTTTAGTGTTAATCTTTGAACTGTATTGTATTGCAATTCTTGTCATAGTTCTATTTGTGTAATTCTCATCTATCGAGCTTAAACTCTATCTACAATGTACTCTAACTAATCGAcaacttttttaatattttttacaacttttgtACTTGACATATTACTACATTCCTATAAAGAACTTGTAACCTTTGAAACTACTTAATGAAACTTTGAAAGTTCAAAAATCATTCGAAACACTAAAACCAATTACTAAAAATCGTTAGACACGTGAAGAACGACAAATATTTTTGGATAATGAATCTCTGTATAATTACCTTACATATAGTTTTGATACAACTTTAGGGTACAAGTTCTGAATATCAAATCATACATATCTATAAAACTACCTGGTAGTTGCACTAGTTAATTATGAGCTGAACACATGAGACTGCCTGAAAAGACATGTTGGTAGAGGACGGCATACACCCTTAAATCAGCGTAGCTGATTGCCTTTTGTGATTGGAAAATAGTTTTATATGAATCTATCAAACTTCTCTCTAACTGTTTCATtaggaaatataaaaaaacacatGGCTTGGATTGGTATAAGTTTCAAACACATTAGGTTCAATTGAAATCCAGATGAGAATCATGAATCTCTATTATAGTTAATGCAACAGACTAGTGAgagaacaaaaatatattcttgAAAAAATACGTAGAAATATAAATCAATCTCTTTGTAATATCTTGGTCCATCTTCGCGCAAGCAAAACTCTGCATATCACAGCCTCGGGTCGGATTAGATCTGATCAACAAAAGACAGTTATTTTCAAGGTCTTTATGTCTAAAGTCTAGTCTCTAGTCTTGACGATAATAAATAATAACTATGTACATTATTTAATTAGTCGGAAGGAACAGGCCTCGAACTTcagaattttgatcaatgttgacAGTTTTAATGATTAGAGCCATTCAGGTGCTAAAGAAAATCctctgcaaaacagatgcaaactggtTAAAAGAGGTTTGGAATGATTGTAATATTGTCCCTCGATTGGGACCTTTGAAATTGATTATTGTGGAATTTCGctcagttttacaatctgaaagcAAGAGTAACAGAGAAAAGATTCTCTATCTTCTACAAATttatatgcttatgtttgaatttcacccaacacatttcgagtgtTTCGTCTCaactcaatacacaggcggctccTTAAGGCCAAACGGTATGCTCATGAGCGCTATGGGCGAcctaccctagccatgacctcactgcttcggcatagaccacataggcgactacttcATTATGAACAAGGATAGCgactggaagggggacccagttaactaaaaatgagtataaataAGAAACAAGTGACGGGTGTGGAGAGACTATCGAATCCCTCCGCGCGAGGTGGCTTGCAGCGGTTTCGCAGGTGGAGACGAATGCAGCAAAACCCGGTGGCGGAAAGGCTAACACGCCATGTTTCCACACCGGATATAAGCCGGATAtagcaggcttgtaaacggtcagcaCATTCaattgatctcgcttccttagcgtgcgtcacagtaggCTTTCGCTTGTAAAAGTAAAACAACCAAAACAACCGTCGCCTCTCAAACAAGAAAAGGATGGTCATTCGACACTCGCGCaccaaagagatgcacactgtcattcgtttggcgatgttattttggcctttttctgtctacttcgttctatttatgttgaaaaatattattacaagactaatgatataatttttttcctgAATATCCGGacccaacgtgcgtaattctttctagaaaaaatgtcaaaatacgtttgaggaaaaaaacgtcgtggtggcgatactcgtttgacatgtttgttcaagaatgtattaaGATAGCGAGCCGTGGAGGAAGAATAAAACAATTgtcgcagtgaaaagtgattctaccgtgaccatttcgatgtctgcttgctagtcaaggccatcGAAAATAGCAGAGACAAGCGGCCATGGGTGGCAGCGCTATCCGAACTGCTCAGTGCTATCATCAATAGGAGCAAAATGTCCAGGGATCTGAAGCAGGGCCTCCTCC encodes:
- the LOC129725033 gene encoding uncharacterized protein LOC129725033 isoform X1, translating into MHIKCAIFQMYEIESLVKYLIFFRRKGHERKKNEIRSRVRYWLNDIVDEMRKKSPASVQKWVDSIQIPSSTNASSDTDPGPSSSQLAAEVQLGVDRSDPGEITGSSLELENNELVVGVGGSTTTSYDDYAAVETSVSNDGKSRSIKNLLSMKLEKLNRSNVNLEQENSATLEQESSAVEAEPRKSTSLASIGKIKINEFYDKLSMNKAKYNLIKSKKLDIRNMLGASKENLTHPLQSQRQAEDFQSEAKADTEEGMEPLHIVESLEEHKLHDSEASGKVSTGDIYEFSFDESFPKDEDILDASEDEEKENVKMPPDCYENFLIPPKSYHRMGIGRIGRSSSENPHTNKRFNLMEIGRSFSEMNDDDQFDISESNNSCPNPSSLNTSSSINNSNNNILTRSVPVSPIPHASSKLSIHQENSLSESPRRRSAMLIKDSSLQSDSSRCSSVESLLNARKPDPERILLNLGFGPAPHSGDVLSKIPKRFLKPSQVRGVDTEAFLRQQQLSMHIHENSVLGYRGLVGNPHIPPSMIVAKIMERFQENERGRLVRSSTCANASVGMSTSAPTGRMPESHNSSGPPSPIPIQRHSSLASDERIQF
- the LOC129725033 gene encoding uncharacterized protein LOC129725033 isoform X2, with protein sequence MHTDELDMDPGRAGPDGNSMKSTAGSNVSSHGNVRSRVRYWLNDIVDEMRKKSPASVQKWVDSIQIPSSTNASSDTDPGPSSSQLAAEVQLGVDRSDPGEITGSSLELENNELVVGVGGSTTTSYDDYAAVETSVSNDGKSRSIKNLLSMKLEKLNRSNVNLEQENSATLEQESSAVEAEPRKSTSLASIGKIKINEFYDKLSMNKAKYNLIKSKKLDIRNMLGASKENLTHPLQSQRQAEDFQSEAKADTEEGMEPLHIVESLEEHKLHDSEASGKVSTGDIYEFSFDESFPKDEDILDASEDEEKENVKMPPDCYENFLIPPKSYHRMGIGRIGRSSSENPHTNKRFNLMEIGRSFSEMNDDDQFDISESNNSCPNPSSLNTSSSINNSNNNILTRSVPVSPIPHASSKLSIHQENSLSESPRRRSAMLIKDSSLQSDSSRCSSVESLLNARKPDPERILLNLGFGPAPHSGDVLSKIPKRFLKPSQVRGVDTEAFLRQQQLSMHIHENSVLGYRGLVGNPHIPPSMIVAKIMERFQENERGRLVRSSTCANASVGMSTSAPTGRMPESHNSSGPPSPIPIQRHSSLASDERIQF
- the LOC129725033 gene encoding uncharacterized protein LOC129725033 isoform X3 — protein: MHTDELDMDPGRAGPDGNSMKSTAGSNVSSHVRSRVRYWLNDIVDEMRKKSPASVQKWVDSIQIPSSTNASSDTDPGPSSSQLAAEVQLGVDRSDPGEITGSSLELENNELVVGVGGSTTTSYDDYAAVETSVSNDGKSRSIKNLLSMKLEKLNRSNVNLEQENSATLEQESSAVEAEPRKSTSLASIGKIKINEFYDKLSMNKAKYNLIKSKKLDIRNMLGASKENLTHPLQSQRQAEDFQSEAKADTEEGMEPLHIVESLEEHKLHDSEASGKVSTGDIYEFSFDESFPKDEDILDASEDEEKENVKMPPDCYENFLIPPKSYHRMGIGRIGRSSSENPHTNKRFNLMEIGRSFSEMNDDDQFDISESNNSCPNPSSLNTSSSINNSNNNILTRSVPVSPIPHASSKLSIHQENSLSESPRRRSAMLIKDSSLQSDSSRCSSVESLLNARKPDPERILLNLGFGPAPHSGDVLSKIPKRFLKPSQVRGVDTEAFLRQQQLSMHIHENSVLGYRGLVGNPHIPPSMIVAKIMERFQENERGRLVRSSTCANASVGMSTSAPTGRMPESHNSSGPPSPIPIQRHSSLASDERIQF
- the LOC129725033 gene encoding uncharacterized protein LOC129725033 isoform X4; its protein translation is MHTDELDMDPGRAGPDGNSMKSTAGIRSRVRYWLNDIVDEMRKKSPASVQKWVDSIQIPSSTNASSDTDPGPSSSQLAAEVQLGVDRSDPGEITGSSLELENNELVVGVGGSTTTSYDDYAAVETSVSNDGKSRSIKNLLSMKLEKLNRSNVNLEQENSATLEQESSAVEAEPRKSTSLASIGKIKINEFYDKLSMNKAKYNLIKSKKLDIRNMLGASKENLTHPLQSQRQAEDFQSEAKADTEEGMEPLHIVESLEEHKLHDSEASGKVSTGDIYEFSFDESFPKDEDILDASEDEEKENVKMPPDCYENFLIPPKSYHRMGIGRIGRSSSENPHTNKRFNLMEIGRSFSEMNDDDQFDISESNNSCPNPSSLNTSSSINNSNNNILTRSVPVSPIPHASSKLSIHQENSLSESPRRRSAMLIKDSSLQSDSSRCSSVESLLNARKPDPERILLNLGFGPAPHSGDVLSKIPKRFLKPSQVRGVDTEAFLRQQQLSMHIHENSVLGYRGLVGNPHIPPSMIVAKIMERFQENERGRLVRSSTCANASVGMSTSAPTGRMPESHNSSGPPSPIPIQRHSSLASDERIQF